One stretch of Fictibacillus sp. b24 DNA includes these proteins:
- a CDS encoding class I SAM-dependent methyltransferase has product MNLETISINKKSWEVAAERFFGRTALPEYGPFAPLEDELNLLGDLHGLNVLDIGCGSGHSLKYMDEMGAAEVWGLDLTPQQINAAQNVLKDTAAEVKLFESPMENNPGIPKNHFDLVYSIYALGWTTNLEQTLTNIHTYLKPGGTFVFSWEHPMYSRINRVDGNLLFEKSYHEEGPYDHEAWQSTAIMQQFKVSTYINALIKIGFTIERVVEEVVLPESDREKFTNSWYSCEKAEAVPTTLIIKSTKR; this is encoded by the coding sequence ATGAATCTTGAGACTATATCAATTAACAAAAAAAGCTGGGAAGTGGCAGCAGAGCGATTTTTTGGTAGGACTGCCTTACCAGAGTATGGACCTTTTGCACCGCTTGAAGACGAATTAAACTTGCTGGGAGATCTTCATGGATTAAACGTCTTAGATATTGGGTGCGGGAGCGGTCACTCTCTTAAGTACATGGATGAAATGGGAGCGGCTGAGGTTTGGGGTTTAGATTTAACCCCACAACAAATTAATGCAGCTCAAAATGTACTGAAAGATACCGCTGCTGAAGTAAAATTATTTGAATCACCTATGGAGAACAATCCTGGAATTCCTAAAAATCATTTTGATCTTGTTTATTCCATTTATGCATTAGGATGGACAACTAACTTGGAGCAAACCTTAACCAACATACATACTTATCTTAAACCGGGGGGAACCTTTGTTTTTAGTTGGGAACACCCGATGTACAGCCGTATTAATCGTGTGGATGGGAATCTGCTTTTTGAAAAGTCCTACCATGAAGAAGGGCCTTACGATCATGAAGCTTGGCAGTCGACCGCTATCATGCAGCAGTTTAAAGTTAGTACATATATAAACGCACTGATTAAGATCGGTTTTACAATTGAAAGAGTGGTTGAAGAAGTGGTCTTGCCAGAAAGTGATCGCGAAAAATTTACAAACTCCTGGTATTCCTGCGAAAAAGCGGAAGCCGTACCAACGACATTAATTATTAAGAGCACAAAACGATAA
- a CDS encoding TVP38/TMEM64 family protein yields the protein MTDTFSRKQLTLELLLHITLTSLTLVTLFKLLPTIQPTFKLIGIGLAIVIVTLDLLFLCKRNLNSLKITRLIALYFFAVSMIVFTIFYATKLLVLTDMYGFENLLRIHESTARFIYLAICFAQPIILPLPEVVTVAAASAVFGPFTAISLGFLGTLAGIITMFFIARFGGRRIISRFVKDEHLAKYQCYVQKNEVLFLAIMFIIPILPDEIICIGAGLGGVTFRRFLIIAALSKLFTSTIFAYSVELAKIFSISTTELMVYASIIAGAAFIITTLMKKSVRQKEEE from the coding sequence ATGACAGACACTTTTAGCAGAAAACAACTCACACTCGAACTATTACTTCACATCACACTAACGTCATTAACTCTTGTAACATTGTTTAAGTTGCTGCCGACCATTCAGCCAACCTTTAAATTAATCGGCATCGGACTTGCGATCGTCATCGTAACTCTTGACTTGCTCTTTTTATGTAAACGCAATCTGAATTCTTTAAAAATCACTCGCTTGATCGCACTCTATTTCTTTGCTGTCAGCATGATCGTGTTTACGATCTTTTACGCGACAAAACTGTTGGTGTTAACCGACATGTACGGATTTGAAAACTTATTAAGAATTCATGAGTCTACTGCAAGATTCATCTATTTGGCCATTTGTTTCGCGCAGCCTATCATCCTGCCTCTGCCTGAAGTGGTAACAGTTGCGGCGGCCAGTGCTGTCTTTGGACCGTTCACAGCGATTTCCTTAGGATTTCTTGGTACACTTGCTGGAATCATAACGATGTTTTTCATCGCAAGGTTTGGCGGGCGGCGAATTATTTCAAGGTTTGTAAAAGATGAACATCTCGCTAAATACCAATGTTATGTACAAAAAAATGAAGTCCTCTTTTTAGCGATTATGTTCATTATTCCGATTTTACCGGACGAAATCATCTGTATTGGAGCTGGACTTGGAGGAGTTACGTTTCGGCGGTTCCTTATAATTGCAGCACTATCGAAGCTTTTTACCTCAACGATCTTTGCTTACTCTGTTGAACTGGCGAAGATTTTCTCTATATCAACAACTGAACTGATGGTGTATGCTTCCATTATTGCGGGGGCTGCATTTATCATAACAACGTTAATGAAGAAGAGTGTGAGGCAGAAGGAGGAAGAATAA
- a CDS encoding YciI family protein — translation MIFLCMGYFSPEKMDARPRAEIEAVMSECQPVVENFYESGKVLLDAGLESETKSLRRADGEVIVTDGPFTEAEEKIGSIFIFEAENMDEAIRLASLHPTTQISRGEEFGWRIEIRPVHYFKNDK, via the coding sequence ATGATATTTTTGTGTATGGGGTATTTCAGCCCTGAAAAAATGGATGCACGCCCAAGGGCAGAGATTGAGGCCGTTATGAGTGAGTGCCAACCCGTCGTTGAAAATTTTTATGAAAGCGGTAAGGTGCTGCTTGATGCAGGTCTGGAGTCAGAGACGAAAAGCTTACGCCGTGCGGACGGTGAGGTTATCGTAACCGATGGTCCTTTTACAGAAGCAGAAGAGAAAATCGGCAGCATATTCATTTTTGAAGCAGAAAACATGGACGAGGCGATCCGGCTAGCTTCTCTTCATCCGACAACACAAATCAGCAGAGGGGAAGAGTTTGGCTGGCGCATCGAAATCCGTCCTGTTCATTACTTTAAGAATGATAAGTAA
- a CDS encoding competence protein ComK — protein MKYKIVHDKVEEYFIKSDTMAIYPFINQWGAVCAEVYEKDAIILVEKKPFRIIKDTCPYYGSTYDGKKEAARINMGRMCFAPIMIDTKLDIFFFPTQSPRKDSCIWLSQPHIEDIESIDHKNVRVIFSNGIDLPIESTRAALRGKLHRAAHYRSVLMNRTAEKERERLRSRDLILT, from the coding sequence ATGAAGTACAAAATTGTGCACGATAAGGTTGAGGAGTATTTTATTAAAAGTGACACCATGGCCATCTATCCTTTTATTAATCAGTGGGGAGCCGTTTGTGCAGAAGTTTATGAAAAAGATGCGATCATCCTCGTTGAAAAAAAGCCTTTCCGAATCATTAAAGATACTTGTCCGTATTACGGCAGTACGTATGATGGGAAGAAAGAGGCTGCACGCATCAATATGGGAAGAATGTGTTTTGCTCCAATTATGATTGACACCAAACTTGATATTTTTTTCTTTCCCACGCAATCACCACGAAAAGATTCCTGCATCTGGCTATCACAGCCCCACATCGAGGACATTGAATCCATTGACCACAAAAATGTTAGAGTGATTTTTTCTAACGGTATAGATCTACCCATCGAAAGTACCCGCGCAGCCTTACGAGGCAAACTCCATCGAGCCGCACATTACCGAAGTGTTTTAATGAATCGAACAGCAGAAAAGGAACGAGAACGCCTAAGAAGTCGTGATCTGATCCTTACATAG
- a CDS encoding DUF2975 domain-containing protein, which yields MKNGSTFFLKISVFLLGIPVLGLCLFLLPQLAIKATEEAQKGSELAYVVFGILFVVYASTIPFYFALYQAFKLLQYIDKNKAFSDLSVRALKKIKNCALTISGLYVVALPLVFIVAEWDDAPGLVLVGMAFIGASIVIAVFAAVLQRLLKEAIDLKSENDLTV from the coding sequence ATGAAAAATGGTTCAACATTCTTCTTGAAGATATCTGTTTTTCTTTTAGGAATTCCCGTTCTGGGTTTGTGTTTATTTTTGTTACCCCAACTAGCTATTAAAGCAACGGAAGAAGCACAAAAGGGATCAGAGTTGGCATATGTAGTTTTCGGCATCTTATTTGTTGTCTATGCGTCGACAATTCCTTTTTACTTCGCTCTCTATCAGGCTTTTAAGCTTTTACAGTATATTGACAAGAATAAGGCGTTCTCTGACTTATCCGTTAGAGCTTTAAAGAAAATAAAAAACTGTGCGCTCACAATCAGCGGTCTTTATGTTGTTGCCTTACCATTGGTTTTTATCGTTGCAGAGTGGGATGATGCACCAGGTCTCGTATTAGTTGGTATGGCCTTTATTGGGGCATCCATTGTTATAGCAGTATTCGCTGCCGTTCTCCAAAGGCTTTTAAAAGAAGCAATTGATCTAAAATCTGAAAATGATCTAACGGTCTGA
- a CDS encoding MBL fold metallo-hydrolase, with translation MFVKKKSHSGEKNGVAYVNGELMFQGVALNVYSYLVDGVLIDTGAQSLHNYFEPFIDTADFDQVMMTHFHEDHTGCAAYIERTKKVPLFLDEKTIDYCSQRADYPLYRKFFWGKRKPFHAEAMPATFQSRNATWEVIPTPGHAHDHNAFLNHQTGQLFTGDLFVSERTKVALEEESIPDIIRSLERVLTYDFQDVFCSHAGLLSDGRAALERKRDYLVSIQHEVLTLQKQGDTPEAIRQKLFPKKFPIIKLSSGEWDSLHIVTSIMNEERPL, from the coding sequence ATGTTTGTAAAAAAGAAATCCCATTCGGGTGAAAAGAACGGGGTTGCTTATGTAAATGGAGAGTTAATGTTTCAAGGGGTTGCGTTAAACGTTTATAGTTATTTAGTAGATGGCGTATTAATTGATACAGGAGCTCAATCCTTACATAACTATTTTGAACCCTTTATTGATACAGCGGATTTCGATCAAGTCATGATGACTCACTTTCACGAAGACCATACAGGTTGTGCCGCTTATATAGAAAGAACGAAGAAAGTGCCGCTTTTCTTAGATGAAAAGACAATCGACTATTGCTCACAGCGAGCAGATTATCCGTTGTACAGGAAGTTCTTTTGGGGAAAAAGGAAGCCGTTTCATGCGGAAGCAATGCCTGCAACGTTTCAATCGAGAAATGCAACGTGGGAAGTGATCCCTACCCCAGGGCATGCTCACGATCACAATGCTTTCCTAAATCATCAAACAGGCCAACTGTTCACGGGTGATTTGTTTGTCAGTGAACGAACAAAAGTTGCTTTAGAAGAAGAAAGCATACCTGACATTATTCGGTCATTAGAACGGGTATTAACATACGATTTTCAGGATGTTTTTTGCAGTCATGCGGGTTTATTAAGCGATGGACGAGCAGCTCTAGAACGAAAAAGAGACTATTTAGTAAGTATTCAACATGAAGTGTTAACTTTACAAAAACAAGGGGATACACCAGAAGCGATCCGTCAGAAGCTATTCCCTAAAAAATTTCCCATTATCAAGTTGTCAAGTGGAGAATGGGATTCTTTGCACATTGTTACTTCCATCATGAATGAGGAAAGGCCCTTATGA
- a CDS encoding DinB family protein, whose translation MIDTYKSFLQKYSLAQLRHIPEQGVWSIGQMYDHLIVVAHEYLDSVEACARAVGEQQQGKTEFGEYLFNIGCFPPIKIKLPADLDTPPDNTKDKDDIMLELNQLMKRMELLKLKVDDIHPNYKDKHGGFGWLNAQEWFALVGMHFRHHLRQKYELDRKLGL comes from the coding sequence TTGATAGACACATACAAAAGCTTTTTACAAAAGTATTCACTCGCGCAACTCAGACATATACCTGAGCAAGGGGTCTGGTCTATCGGACAAATGTACGACCATTTAATTGTCGTAGCTCATGAGTATCTGGATAGCGTTGAAGCTTGTGCAAGAGCTGTTGGAGAACAACAGCAGGGTAAGACGGAGTTTGGAGAATATTTATTTAATATTGGTTGTTTCCCGCCAATTAAAATCAAATTACCGGCGGATCTTGATACCCCACCTGACAATACAAAAGATAAAGATGACATTATGCTCGAGCTCAACCAACTAATGAAAAGAATGGAACTATTAAAATTAAAAGTAGATGATATACACCCTAATTACAAAGATAAGCATGGGGGCTTTGGATGGCTAAATGCACAGGAGTGGTTTGCTCTTGTAGGGATGCATTTTCGTCATCATCTGCGTCAGAAGTATGAACTAGATCGAAAACTGGGATTATAA
- a CDS encoding class I SAM-dependent methyltransferase, whose protein sequence is MDVIKQNSQAWDKKVENGAVYTKCVSEEVIQQSKSGDWQISVTTEKSVPKNWFPNELEGVKILCLASGGGQQAPVLAAAGADVTVMDLSIKQLEQDEFVAKRDGLKFTTVQGNMTDLSCFADEQFDMIIHPVSNLFIEDVKPLWKEATRVLKEGGVLIAGFVNPLLFIFDDEQEMQGNLEVRHSVPSSSISHLTEAEILAYRQSNETIEFSHTLEDQIQGQIDVGFVITGLYEDDFGGHRMLDSYIKTFIATRAVKMRIE, encoded by the coding sequence ATGGATGTTATTAAACAAAACAGCCAGGCGTGGGATAAGAAAGTGGAGAACGGAGCTGTTTATACGAAGTGTGTGAGTGAAGAGGTTATTCAACAAAGTAAATCAGGAGATTGGCAGATTTCAGTCACAACCGAAAAGAGTGTTCCTAAAAATTGGTTTCCTAACGAATTAGAAGGTGTGAAAATTCTATGTTTAGCTTCTGGAGGTGGTCAGCAGGCGCCGGTTCTTGCTGCAGCAGGAGCAGATGTGACCGTTATGGATTTATCGATTAAACAGTTAGAGCAAGATGAGTTTGTAGCAAAACGCGATGGATTGAAGTTTACGACTGTCCAGGGCAATATGACAGATTTGTCTTGTTTTGCAGATGAACAGTTTGATATGATTATCCACCCTGTATCCAATTTATTTATTGAAGACGTCAAACCACTGTGGAAAGAGGCGACTCGTGTTTTAAAAGAGGGTGGCGTTCTGATCGCTGGTTTTGTAAATCCACTTCTGTTCATTTTTGACGATGAGCAAGAGATGCAAGGGAATTTGGAAGTGAGGCACTCTGTTCCGTCTTCAAGCATCTCTCATTTAACCGAAGCGGAGATACTAGCATACAGACAGTCCAATGAAACAATTGAGTTCAGCCATACACTTGAAGACCAGATCCAAGGCCAGATAGACGTGGGATTTGTTATTACCGGTTTGTATGAAGATGACTTTGGGGGTCATAGGATGCTAGATTCATATATTAAAACGTTTATTGCGACAAGAGCAGTGAAAATGAGAATAGAATAG
- a CDS encoding YunG family protein, whose amino-acid sequence MLLDERIQTIKNHLLKAWSIETSSKWTKENPARGQCGVTALVVQDLLKGDIVKTPLKDGWHFYNLIEGSRYDFTHSQFESPILYENLPSTREEAFCDTNTLQYNHLKQNLIALMIKDGSPI is encoded by the coding sequence ATGTTGCTAGATGAAAGGATTCAAACGATAAAGAATCATTTGCTTAAAGCATGGTCCATCGAGACAAGCTCCAAATGGACGAAAGAGAATCCAGCAAGAGGACAATGCGGGGTAACTGCGCTTGTGGTTCAAGATCTGCTAAAAGGAGATATTGTGAAAACACCACTTAAGGATGGTTGGCATTTCTACAATTTAATTGAGGGAAGTAGATATGACTTTACACACTCACAGTTTGAATCTCCCATTCTTTATGAAAATCTTCCATCCACCAGGGAAGAAGCCTTCTGTGATACGAATACCTTACAATACAATCATCTAAAACAAAACCTAATAGCATTAATGATAAAAGATGGCAGCCCCATTTAA
- a CDS encoding GNAT family N-acetyltransferase translates to MSYQDKNLTIRPITEKDLPKLWELIYKEEAPEWKKWDAPYFEHKRVPYDEFMWNKEHYVNQDKRWAIKVNGELIGTVSYYWEHEPSKWLEMGIGIYNPHFWSGGYRTRAIRLWISHLFNTMPIVRVGYTTWSGNERMIKVGEKLGMTMEGRMRKCRYYNGEYYDSIRMGILREEWESTDSWG, encoded by the coding sequence ATGTCATATCAAGATAAAAACTTAACCATTCGGCCCATTACTGAAAAAGATCTTCCCAAGCTATGGGAACTCATTTATAAAGAGGAAGCACCAGAATGGAAAAAGTGGGACGCTCCTTACTTTGAGCACAAGCGCGTGCCATATGATGAGTTCATGTGGAACAAAGAGCACTACGTGAACCAAGACAAACGATGGGCTATTAAAGTAAACGGCGAACTCATAGGAACTGTAAGTTATTATTGGGAGCACGAACCTTCCAAATGGCTAGAGATGGGAATCGGCATTTACAACCCGCATTTCTGGAGCGGAGGTTACAGAACAAGGGCTATCCGTTTATGGATCAGCCATTTGTTTAACACGATGCCAATAGTGCGTGTCGGTTATACCACTTGGTCAGGCAACGAACGCATGATTAAAGTGGGCGAAAAGTTAGGCATGACGATGGAAGGCAGGATGAGAAAGTGCCGGTATTACAACGGAGAATACTATGACTCCATCAGGATGGGTATCCTTCGGGAAGAGTGGGAATCAACTGATTCATGGGGGTAA